A genomic segment from Idiomarina piscisalsi encodes:
- a CDS encoding ABC transporter permease subunit codes for MATQSAQQLSANRMRLFKDRFARYGVTAGGVMVLVALLLIFFYLLYVVQPIFESVSLKKVNSFNLPEAGQVEAVGMEEQAEIGYRFLQSGELQFFSLIDKNDRRSGDILLSETFVGSENITSFAKTLPVNKQYAYGLASGEALVVEPKFSVTFPETAATSVTDKVERLITPRFEVKNDGEPLVIDEQGRALEKLAYETDGDGMIFAAAVEKSTLLITHFVAEENFMTGAVTLTPNYTEIPLNTAIDDLVVTPDLRQVIARRGNRVHVFDISISGNVTERELLPMRTRELGNATGMYLLAGASSVLLTHDSGKVSQWFEVPGDDGRQYQFIRSFDAGSPVTNVEVEYYRRTFYTLSENGDMNIFHTTAEADLYRGKPADAEVQAVMVDPRANYLLMKTADGYGLYDVDNEHPEVSWSGLWQEVWYEGYPEPDYTWQSTSGSDDFESKFSLVPISFGTIKAAAYAMLFAVPIGLAAAVYTAYFMSPSVRKYVKPTVEIMEALPTVILGFLAGLWLAPLVEAYLPGFVAVLLLVPLAVILMAALWSQLPTQIKSKVNDGRAAVLLIPVVLAVGWFSFEISPWVEHVVFDGDARRFITNELGVTFDQRNSLVVGIAMGFAVIPTIFSIAEDAVFSVPKHLSNGSLALGATPWQTLTKVVLLTASPGIFSAVMMGLGRAVGETMIVLMATGNTPIMDWNIFEGMRTLSANIAVEMPESEVGSSHYRILFLAAFVLFIFTFFFNTIAEFVRQRLRDKYSSM; via the coding sequence ATGGCAACACAATCTGCCCAACAGCTGTCGGCCAATCGCATGCGATTGTTCAAAGACCGTTTCGCACGTTATGGCGTAACGGCTGGCGGCGTTATGGTATTGGTCGCACTGCTTTTGATCTTCTTTTACCTGCTTTATGTGGTGCAGCCGATATTCGAGTCGGTGAGCTTGAAAAAAGTGAACAGTTTTAACTTGCCTGAGGCGGGGCAAGTTGAAGCGGTTGGTATGGAAGAGCAGGCAGAAATTGGTTATCGCTTTTTACAAAGCGGTGAGCTGCAGTTTTTCTCGCTTATCGACAAAAACGATCGTCGTTCAGGTGACATATTACTGAGTGAAACCTTTGTGGGCTCAGAAAACATCACCAGCTTTGCTAAGACTCTGCCAGTGAATAAGCAATACGCTTATGGGTTAGCGTCGGGTGAGGCGCTGGTTGTCGAGCCTAAGTTCTCCGTTACTTTTCCAGAAACGGCGGCAACTTCCGTAACCGATAAAGTGGAACGGCTTATTACGCCACGGTTTGAAGTGAAAAACGACGGCGAGCCATTAGTTATTGATGAACAAGGCCGGGCACTTGAGAAGCTGGCTTATGAGACCGATGGCGACGGTATGATATTTGCTGCCGCCGTTGAAAAAAGCACTTTGTTGATCACGCACTTTGTTGCCGAAGAAAACTTTATGACAGGCGCCGTCACATTGACGCCAAACTACACCGAAATTCCTTTAAATACCGCTATTGATGACCTGGTTGTGACGCCAGACTTACGACAGGTTATTGCTCGCCGTGGCAACCGTGTGCATGTATTTGATATCTCGATTAGCGGTAACGTTACTGAGCGTGAATTGTTGCCTATGCGTACGCGCGAGCTGGGTAATGCTACCGGCATGTACCTATTGGCTGGCGCGTCATCGGTATTGTTAACCCACGACTCGGGCAAAGTCTCACAATGGTTTGAAGTGCCGGGTGACGACGGACGCCAGTATCAATTTATTCGCAGCTTTGACGCCGGTTCACCGGTAACTAACGTTGAAGTCGAATATTATCGCCGTACGTTCTACACGTTATCTGAAAACGGTGACATGAACATTTTCCATACAACGGCAGAAGCTGACCTATACCGAGGCAAACCAGCCGATGCGGAAGTTCAAGCTGTCATGGTCGATCCGCGAGCCAATTACCTATTAATGAAAACGGCAGACGGTTATGGCCTTTATGATGTCGATAACGAACACCCGGAAGTCAGCTGGAGCGGTTTGTGGCAGGAAGTCTGGTACGAAGGTTACCCTGAACCAGACTACACTTGGCAGTCAACGTCAGGTTCTGACGACTTTGAGTCTAAGTTCAGTTTGGTACCTATTTCGTTCGGTACGATAAAGGCCGCCGCTTACGCGATGCTATTTGCGGTGCCGATTGGCTTAGCCGCAGCGGTTTACACGGCGTATTTTATGTCGCCATCGGTGCGTAAGTACGTTAAACCGACCGTGGAAATTATGGAGGCATTGCCAACGGTCATTCTTGGTTTCCTTGCAGGTTTATGGTTGGCCCCTTTAGTGGAAGCCTACCTCCCGGGGTTTGTCGCCGTGCTACTACTGGTGCCACTGGCCGTTATCTTAATGGCGGCTCTTTGGAGCCAGTTGCCGACTCAGATTAAGAGCAAGGTGAATGACGGCCGTGCTGCGGTACTGCTTATTCCTGTTGTTTTGGCGGTAGGCTGGTTCTCCTTTGAAATAAGCCCTTGGGTTGAGCACGTGGTGTTTGACGGTGATGCTCGTCGCTTTATCACCAATGAACTGGGCGTTACCTTCGACCAACGTAACTCGCTGGTGGTGGGTATTGCGATGGGCTTTGCGGTTATCCCAACCATTTTCTCCATCGCTGAAGATGCCGTATTCAGCGTGCCCAAGCACTTGTCCAACGGTTCATTAGCTCTTGGTGCTACGCCTTGGCAAACCCTGACCAAAGTCGTGTTGCTGACCGCCAGCCCGGGCATTTTCTCCGCAGTGATGATGGGGCTTGGTCGTGCTGTGGGTGAAACCATGATAGTGCTCATGGCCACGGGTAACACGCCTATTATGGACTGGAACATTTTCGAAGGTATGCGCACCTTATCTGCCAACATTGCGGTTGAAATGCCAGAGTCGGAAGTGGGCAGCTCGCATTACCGTATTTTGTTCCTGGCAGCCTTTGTGTTGTTCATATTCACCTTCTTCTTTAACACCATTGCTGAATTTGTTCGCCAACGCTTGCGCGACAAATACAGCTCAATGTAA
- the pstA gene encoding phosphate ABC transporter permease PstA translates to MKKWFRTGKPWIWLTAGSVSVSLIAVIGLVIMIGWRGLSFFWPSAIHEMDIMQADGSTKHIIGEVYDSEVVPTTRLPQSMIELADIESETVTRYLMKIGNREYVPLDFTWVLESLVTEDTTPKDMAVIERSKDGNFYGRITAVTENGDIVASQSDDNFREVMFDRVERAVELNEQAMSLQEGEISSINYQLNELSLERRRLELQGELTDQAIAELQAQREQLNADYQVYEKELFDLREQAQRDALVVKDFRGEDVKVPMYRVLDVNFPNDMGFFAKLGHFFQQIGKFVSEDPREANTEGGVFPAIFGTVFMVLLMSIIVTPFGVVAAVYLHEYAGKNPVTKLIRIAVINLAGVPSIVYGVFGLGFFVYMVGGSLDQIFYPEALPNPTFGTPGVLWSAVTLAILTLPVVIVSTEEGLSRIPPSLREGSLSLGATKWETIWRIVLPMASPAIMTGLILAVARAAGEVAPLMLVGVVKSAPMLPVDGNFPYLHLDRKFMHLGFHIYDVGFQSPNVEAARPLVYATSFLLITVIVGLNLTAIGVRNHLREKYRSLEH, encoded by the coding sequence ATGAAAAAGTGGTTTAGAACCGGAAAACCCTGGATTTGGCTAACGGCTGGCTCGGTCAGCGTCAGTCTAATTGCCGTCATTGGGCTGGTTATCATGATTGGCTGGCGCGGTTTGTCATTCTTCTGGCCATCCGCCATTCATGAAATGGACATTATGCAGGCCGATGGCAGCACCAAGCACATTATTGGTGAGGTGTACGACTCGGAAGTGGTTCCGACCACTCGCTTGCCTCAGTCAATGATTGAGCTAGCCGACATAGAGTCAGAAACCGTCACGCGTTACCTCATGAAAATTGGTAACCGCGAATACGTGCCGCTCGACTTTACCTGGGTACTTGAGTCACTGGTTACTGAAGACACCACGCCAAAAGACATGGCGGTCATTGAGCGCAGTAAAGACGGTAACTTCTACGGTCGCATTACTGCCGTGACTGAAAATGGTGACATCGTTGCGTCGCAAAGTGACGACAACTTTCGTGAAGTCATGTTCGATCGGGTTGAACGAGCGGTCGAGCTGAATGAACAAGCCATGAGTTTACAGGAAGGCGAAATATCGTCTATTAACTACCAGTTGAATGAGCTCTCGCTGGAACGCCGTCGCCTGGAGTTACAGGGCGAATTAACCGATCAGGCTATCGCCGAACTGCAGGCACAGCGCGAACAATTAAATGCCGATTATCAGGTTTACGAAAAAGAGCTGTTCGACTTACGTGAGCAGGCACAGCGCGACGCGTTAGTGGTTAAAGACTTTCGTGGCGAAGACGTCAAAGTGCCAATGTACCGGGTGTTGGACGTTAACTTCCCGAACGACATGGGCTTTTTCGCCAAGCTGGGGCACTTTTTCCAGCAAATTGGCAAGTTTGTGAGTGAAGATCCACGTGAAGCTAACACCGAAGGCGGTGTATTCCCGGCTATTTTCGGTACCGTCTTTATGGTGCTGCTAATGTCTATTATTGTCACGCCGTTTGGTGTTGTGGCAGCGGTTTACCTGCACGAATATGCAGGAAAGAACCCAGTCACCAAGCTCATTCGCATAGCGGTTATTAACCTGGCGGGCGTACCGTCGATTGTTTACGGGGTGTTTGGTCTTGGTTTCTTCGTATACATGGTCGGTGGCAGTCTGGACCAAATCTTTTACCCGGAAGCGCTGCCGAACCCAACCTTTGGGACGCCGGGTGTGCTGTGGTCGGCGGTTACCTTGGCAATTTTGACACTGCCGGTGGTTATTGTGTCAACCGAAGAAGGTTTGTCACGTATTCCGCCGTCGTTGCGAGAGGGCAGCTTGTCTCTGGGCGCCACTAAGTGGGAAACCATTTGGCGTATTGTTTTGCCGATGGCGTCACCGGCCATTATGACGGGGCTTATTTTGGCTGTTGCACGAGCCGCGGGTGAAGTCGCGCCGCTCATGCTGGTGGGTGTGGTGAAGTCGGCGCCGATGCTGCCGGTTGATGGCAACTTCCCGTACTTACATTTAGACCGTAAGTTTATGCACTTAGGCTTTCATATTTACGACGTTGGCTTCCAAAGCCCGAACGTTGAAGCGGCACGGCCGCTGGTGTACGCCACCTCATTTTTATTGATTACCGTCATTGTGGGTCTGAACCTGACGGCCATTGGTGTGCGTAACCATTTACGTGAAAAATACCGCTCACTTGAGCACTAA
- the phoU gene encoding phosphate signaling complex protein PhoU, with amino-acid sequence MDKMNMSKHISGKFNEELEAVRNRVLSMGGMVEQQISDALEAIQKGNVELAEKVLSSDHKINKLEVQIDEECVHIIAKRQPAASDLRLVIAIIKTIADLERIGDEAERIAKVAKESFNKDQQQLLVSLENLGQHILSMLRKVLDAFARMDLEAAYDVHQQDEQADRQYEALTRQLMTYMMEDSRSIPKIMDVLWSARSLERMGDRCQNIAEYIIFFVKGKDVRHVSPESMERTVLGKKAD; translated from the coding sequence ATGGATAAAATGAACATGAGTAAGCACATTTCCGGTAAGTTCAATGAAGAGCTTGAGGCTGTGCGTAACCGGGTATTGAGCATGGGCGGAATGGTCGAGCAGCAAATAAGCGATGCGCTGGAGGCGATTCAAAAAGGCAACGTTGAACTGGCCGAAAAAGTCCTGAGCAGTGACCACAAAATCAATAAGCTGGAAGTGCAGATTGATGAAGAGTGTGTGCACATTATTGCGAAACGTCAGCCGGCAGCCAGTGACCTGCGTTTGGTCATTGCTATTATCAAAACCATTGCCGACTTAGAGCGCATTGGTGACGAAGCGGAGCGTATTGCCAAAGTGGCAAAAGAGAGCTTCAACAAAGACCAACAGCAGTTGTTGGTGAGTCTGGAGAACTTAGGTCAGCACATTCTCAGCATGCTGCGCAAAGTGCTCGACGCCTTTGCTCGTATGGACCTGGAAGCGGCTTACGACGTGCACCAGCAGGACGAGCAGGCCGACCGCCAGTACGAAGCACTGACGCGTCAGCTAATGACTTACATGATGGAAGACTCACGCTCGATACCTAAGATTATGGATGTACTGTGGTCTGCGCGTTCATTAGAGCGTATGGGCGACCGCTGCCAGAACATTGCCGAGTACATTATTTTCTTTGTGAAAGGCAAAGACGTGCGCCATGTCTCACCGGAGAGCATGGAACGCACAGTTTTGGGGAAAAAAGCAGACTAA
- a CDS encoding PstS family phosphate ABC transporter substrate-binding protein: MFQSTLNKTLTGLVAAGTLMFSSLAAATEDLPEYEKVSGLSGNLSSVGSDTLANMMTFWGEEFKRMYPSVNIQIQAAGSSTAPPALTEGTSSFGPMSRAMKSKEIEAFEKRHGYKPTPVRVAIDALAVFVHKDNPIEGLSIAEVDAIFSSTRKCGANQQVNRWGDLDLGGDWANRDLQLYGRNSVSGTYGYFKEVALCDGDFRANVNEQPGSASVVQSVSTSLNAIGYSGIGYVTSGVKAVPIAKGDGDDFIEASREAALAGKYPLARFLYVYVNKHPNKPLGKAEAEFMKMILSKQGQDIVNKDGYIGLPKQVVEAELKKLGLSH, encoded by the coding sequence ATGTTTCAATCTACTTTGAACAAGACATTAACTGGTTTAGTCGCGGCGGGCACGTTAATGTTCAGCTCGCTGGCAGCAGCAACCGAGGACCTACCAGAGTACGAAAAAGTCAGCGGTTTATCAGGCAACCTATCGTCAGTAGGCTCTGACACCCTGGCCAACATGATGACGTTCTGGGGCGAAGAATTTAAGCGCATGTACCCAAGCGTTAACATTCAAATTCAGGCGGCAGGCTCTTCAACTGCGCCGCCGGCATTAACCGAGGGGACGTCAAGCTTTGGCCCAATGAGCCGCGCTATGAAGTCAAAAGAAATTGAAGCGTTTGAGAAGCGTCACGGCTACAAGCCAACCCCAGTGCGAGTTGCTATCGATGCGTTAGCGGTTTTCGTACATAAAGACAACCCAATTGAAGGTTTATCCATTGCGGAAGTCGACGCAATATTCTCGTCAACTCGTAAATGCGGTGCGAACCAGCAAGTCAACCGTTGGGGTGATCTGGACTTAGGCGGTGACTGGGCTAACCGCGACTTACAGCTTTACGGCCGTAACTCGGTATCCGGTACTTATGGTTATTTTAAAGAAGTGGCACTGTGTGACGGTGACTTCCGTGCAAACGTCAACGAACAACCGGGCTCAGCGTCAGTTGTTCAGTCAGTGTCTACGTCACTGAACGCGATTGGTTACTCAGGTATTGGTTATGTCACCTCGGGTGTGAAAGCGGTACCGATTGCTAAGGGCGACGGCGACGACTTTATTGAAGCGTCACGTGAAGCCGCATTGGCAGGCAAATATCCGCTGGCACGTTTCCTCTACGTATACGTGAACAAGCACCCGAACAAACCATTAGGTAAAGCAGAAGCTGAGTTCATGAAAATGATTCTGTCAAAACAAGGCCAGGACATTGTGAACAAAGACGGCTATATCGGCTTGCCGAAGCAAGTGGTCGAAGCAGAGCTGAAAAAACTCGGCCTTAGCCACTAA
- the pstB gene encoding phosphate ABC transporter ATP-binding protein PstB translates to MISVNPSTSNMEKLDLHNLPAEQTALDIKNLDLYYGEDQALHDISMRIPKNRVTAFIGPSGCGKSTLLRCINRMNDLVEICRIDGEIELHGQNIYDKNVDVAALRRRVGMVFQRPNPFPKSIYENVVYGLRLQGVKDKRVLDEAVETSLRGAALWDEVKDRLNASAFSLSGGQQQRLVIARSIAIEPEILLLDEPTSALDPISTLTIEELITELKEKFTVVIVTHNMQQAARVSDQTAFLYMGKMIEYADTDTLFTTPSEKQTEDYITGRYG, encoded by the coding sequence ATGATTTCGGTAAACCCGAGTACAAGCAACATGGAAAAGCTGGACTTACACAACTTGCCAGCTGAGCAAACCGCGTTGGATATTAAGAACCTGGACTTATACTACGGTGAAGATCAGGCGTTGCATGATATTTCCATGCGCATTCCAAAAAATCGCGTCACGGCGTTCATCGGACCGTCAGGTTGTGGTAAATCGACGCTGCTGCGCTGCATTAATCGCATGAACGATCTAGTGGAAATTTGCCGTATTGACGGCGAAATAGAGCTGCACGGTCAGAACATATACGACAAGAACGTTGATGTTGCTGCGTTAAGACGCCGCGTTGGTATGGTGTTTCAGCGTCCTAACCCGTTTCCTAAGTCCATTTACGAAAATGTGGTCTATGGTCTGCGCTTGCAAGGCGTAAAAGACAAACGCGTATTAGACGAAGCGGTAGAAACGTCGCTACGTGGTGCGGCTCTGTGGGACGAAGTAAAAGACCGTCTCAACGCCAGTGCGTTTAGTCTGTCAGGTGGTCAGCAACAACGTTTGGTTATCGCGCGCTCTATTGCTATAGAACCTGAAATTTTACTGCTCGACGAGCCAACCTCAGCGCTTGACCCGATTTCTACGTTAACCATTGAAGAGCTCATTACCGAGCTGAAAGAAAAATTCACAGTGGTAATTGTTACCCATAACATGCAGCAGGCGGCGCGTGTGTCAGACCAGACCGCATTTTTGTACATGGGTAAAATGATAGAATACGCAGACACTGACACGTTATTTACAACACCGTCGGAAAAGCAAACCGAAGACTACATTACCGGTCGTTACGGCTAA